A stretch of Apis cerana isolate GH-2021 linkage group LG1, AcerK_1.0, whole genome shotgun sequence DNA encodes these proteins:
- the LOC108004282 gene encoding hyaluronan mediated motility receptor isoform X1, which yields MIEIQDGILDKGTKNNLPRENEDRMKHLLEKLQLTQTKLYESKNNCISLKQEINKLNKLLYSEIGENVNLNNLSNQSGWRGRAEQIHLLHQKITELQSKLSEYEGTQKTSIVSVERKNFENLRNVEKERRRQIEDSVKQLRQTEVIVEEYKRKLEASKARIKVLEHELNITKGNIAILNEKRSHDIHLIETLNNRLKTTEIKHEERETDTRNRSEKIEREYTNLKNDLQSAQLQIDRLRKKLEEREIEIDKLRNGTIPNIWEIKSQKITQPEIFLNNFNNNTSPHTVRSTCEPNEYVTLALAAEAERERLLELITILNRRLDKERNDADILSNILRNEKYKSAKLELKIRKLETEKIGIVKIDTGYRTKLPKLSKTNDKLMDIEQMRLKMELLQEECLALKARLDAVQKDKVADLATYKQMFEEVRKIFYEAYRNKSSVPIGSRSTITV from the exons ATGATCGAGATACAGGATGGTATCCTTGACAAAGGTACCAAAAATAATTTGCCGAGGGAAAATGAGGACCGAATGAAACATTTACTCGAAAAATTACAACTAACTCAAACGAAACTAtatgaatctaaaaataacTGCATCAGTCTTAAAcaagagattaataaattgaataag TTATTATATAGCGAAATTGGTGAAAAtgtgaatttgaataatttatcgaatcaaTCCGGATGGCGTGGAAGAGCTGAACAGATTCATCTATTACATCAAAAAATAACTGAATTGCAATCAAAATTATCGGAATATGAAGGAACGCAAAAAACATCTAttg tatCCGtagaacgaaaaaattttgagaatcttcgaaatgttgaaaaagaaagacggCGTCAAATTGAAGATTCAGTAAAGCAACTTCGACAAACAGAAGTCATTgttgaagaatataaaagaaaattagaagctTCAAAAGCAAGAATAAAAGTATTAGagcatgaattaaatattacaaaaggaAACATTgctatattaaatgaaaaaagatctcacgatattcatttaattgagACACTCAAC AATCGGCTTAAAACTACCGAAATAAAACATGAAGAACGCGAGACAGATACAAGAAACAGATCAGAGAAGATTGAACGTGAGTAcacgaatttgaaaaatgatttacagTCAGCACAACTTCAAATTGATCGGTTGcgtaaaaaattagaagaacgagaaatcgaaatagataaattgag gaaTGGAACGATCCCCAATATATGGGAGAttaaatctcaaaaaattaCGCAAccggaaatatttttaaataattttaacaataataccTCTCCTCATACCGTTCGAAGTACATGCGAACCTAACGAGTATGTAACTTTAGCTCTTGCCGCTGAGgctgaaagagagagattgctggaattaataacaatacttAATAGACGActagataaagaaagaaatgatgcTGATATTCTTTCT aatatcttacgtaatgaaaaatacaaatcgGCAAAATTAgagttaaaaattcgaaaattagagACAGAAAAAATAGGAATTGTTAAGATTGATACTGGATATAGGACAAAATTaccaaaattatcaaaaactaatgataaattaatggaTATAGAGCAAATGCGGCTTAA aatggaATTATTGCAAGAAGAATGTCTCGCGTTGAAAGCTAGATTAGATGCTGTGCAAAAAGACAAAGTTGCCGATCTTGCAACTTATAAACAAATGTTTGAGGAagtcagaaaaattttttatgaagccTACAg gaacaaATCATCAGTTCCCATTGGCAGTCGTTCAACCATtacagtttaa
- the LOC108004282 gene encoding hyaluronan mediated motility receptor isoform X2 has product MIEIQDGILDKGTKNNLPRENEDRMKHLLEKLQLTQTKLYESKNNCISLKQEINKLNKLLYSEIGENVNLNNLSNQSGWRGRAEQIHLLHQKITELQSKLSEYEGTQKTSIVSVERKNFENLRNVEKERRRQIEDSVKQLRQTEVIVEEYKRKLEASKARIKVLEHELNITKGNIAILNEKRSHDIHLIETLNNRLKTTEIKHEERETDTRNRSEKIEREYTNLKNDLQSAQLQIDRLRKKLEEREIEIDKLRNGTIPNIWEIKSQKITQPEIFLNNFNNNTSPHTVRSTCEPNEYVTLALAAEAERERLLELITILNRRLDKERNDADILSNILRNEKYKSAKLELKIRKLETEKIGIVKIDTGYRTKLPKLSKTNDKLMDIEQMRLKMELLQEECLALKARLDAVQKDKVADLATYKQMFEEVRKIFYEAYRYL; this is encoded by the exons ATGATCGAGATACAGGATGGTATCCTTGACAAAGGTACCAAAAATAATTTGCCGAGGGAAAATGAGGACCGAATGAAACATTTACTCGAAAAATTACAACTAACTCAAACGAAACTAtatgaatctaaaaataacTGCATCAGTCTTAAAcaagagattaataaattgaataag TTATTATATAGCGAAATTGGTGAAAAtgtgaatttgaataatttatcgaatcaaTCCGGATGGCGTGGAAGAGCTGAACAGATTCATCTATTACATCAAAAAATAACTGAATTGCAATCAAAATTATCGGAATATGAAGGAACGCAAAAAACATCTAttg tatCCGtagaacgaaaaaattttgagaatcttcgaaatgttgaaaaagaaagacggCGTCAAATTGAAGATTCAGTAAAGCAACTTCGACAAACAGAAGTCATTgttgaagaatataaaagaaaattagaagctTCAAAAGCAAGAATAAAAGTATTAGagcatgaattaaatattacaaaaggaAACATTgctatattaaatgaaaaaagatctcacgatattcatttaattgagACACTCAAC AATCGGCTTAAAACTACCGAAATAAAACATGAAGAACGCGAGACAGATACAAGAAACAGATCAGAGAAGATTGAACGTGAGTAcacgaatttgaaaaatgatttacagTCAGCACAACTTCAAATTGATCGGTTGcgtaaaaaattagaagaacgagaaatcgaaatagataaattgag gaaTGGAACGATCCCCAATATATGGGAGAttaaatctcaaaaaattaCGCAAccggaaatatttttaaataattttaacaataataccTCTCCTCATACCGTTCGAAGTACATGCGAACCTAACGAGTATGTAACTTTAGCTCTTGCCGCTGAGgctgaaagagagagattgctggaattaataacaatacttAATAGACGActagataaagaaagaaatgatgcTGATATTCTTTCT aatatcttacgtaatgaaaaatacaaatcgGCAAAATTAgagttaaaaattcgaaaattagagACAGAAAAAATAGGAATTGTTAAGATTGATACTGGATATAGGACAAAATTaccaaaattatcaaaaactaatgataaattaatggaTATAGAGCAAATGCGGCTTAA aatggaATTATTGCAAGAAGAATGTCTCGCGTTGAAAGCTAGATTAGATGCTGTGCAAAAAGACAAAGTTGCCGATCTTGCAACTTATAAACAAATGTTTGAGGAagtcagaaaaattttttatgaagccTACAggtatttatga
- the LOC108004281 gene encoding glutamic acid-rich protein, protein MTKTNMVKNIKKRSASEFDAIEKKTEISGNFNKNHKKKKLENGIVQNGQTNQQVKKDIPKKFKNEKKKDYDSKVVQSCNMKEINENNPQKNKKQISNKENKLEMLKKREEYRKKRKANRQMKHEINRNLSVEEIKKKIQIIEARQNLTKSARRKLAALKKRLRIEEGVDKPKQIIKKETENIKSEKSIEFVKKKQLQSTEQKKKLQEKLEIKSNENKNKDKQTKTLTSLKQKNEDDDDDSDEDKEEIEMDDDESNIEDEEEDNDEEDEEDEEDEEEEEDDEDDEEDDDDDDDDNNDDIEEKDEKNENNKQHEDNKIKKSIQGLKEKGKSINTDEESKKKRYVLFIGNLPYNITNEELKKHFLTKVNQIVDIRIPKKDANTARGFAYIELANNTDYEKALSLNHSFINGRRINVQYSGNNKKVGVVKNFKLHALQKAGKLAGGNNRNIQKHAGNKGKQNMRMTKT, encoded by the exons ATGACTAAAACAAATatggttaaaaatataaaaaaacgatCAGCAAGTGAGTTTGatgcaattgaaaaaaaaacagaaatatcaggaaattttaataaaaatcataagaaaaagaaattagaaaatggaaTAGTACAAAATGGACAAACAAATCAACAAGTTAAAAAGGACATACCTAAAAagttcaaaaatgaaaagaaaaaagattatgatTCAAAAGTTGTTCAAAGTtgtaatatgaaagaaataaatgaaaataatccacaaaaaaataaaaaacagatatcaaataaagagaataaattagaaatgttaaaaaagagagaagaatatCGTAAAAAGCGTAAAGCAAATAGGCAAATGAAGCATGaaataaatcgtaatttatctgttgaggaaataaaaaagaaaattcaaataatagaagCTCGACAAAATCTCACAAAAAGTGCTAGGAGAAAACTAGCAGcacttaaaaaaagattaagaataGAAGAAGGAGTAGATAAAcctaaacaaattataaaaaaagagacggaaaatataaaaagtgaaaaatcaatagaatttgttaaaaagaaacaactaCAAAGTActgaacagaaaaaaaaattgcaagaaaAATTAGAGATCAAGTcaaatgagaataaaaataaagataaacaaaCTAAGACATTAACatctttaaaacaaaaaaatgaagatgatgatgatgatagtgATGAAGATaaggaagaaattgaaatggaTGATGATGAAAGTAATATAGAAGATGAGGAAGAGGATAATGATGAGGAAGATGaggaagatgaagaagatgaggaagaggaagaagatgaTGAGGATGATGAAgaggatgatgatgatgatgatgacgatAACAATGatgatatagaagaaaaagatgaaaaaaatgagaataataaGCAAcatgaagataataaaattaaaaaaagtatacaaggtttaaaagaaaaaggaaaatctataaatacagacgaagaaagtaaaaagaaaagatatgttCTTTTTATAGGAAATTTACCATATAA tattacTAATGAGGaacttaaaaaacattttttgacTAAAGTCAATCAAATAGTTGATATTAGAATACCTAAGAAAGATGCAAACACAGCACGTGGATTTGCTTACATCGAACTGGCCAATAATACAGATTATGag aAAGCACTTTCACTCaatcattcatttattaatgggAGAAGAATAAATGTGCAATATTCTGGAAACAACAAAAAAGTAGgtgttgttaaaaattttaaattgcatgCTCTACAAAAGGCAGGAAAATTAGCAGGTGGAAATAACAGAAACATTCAAAAACATGCTGGAAATAAAGGAAAGCAAAATATGCGAATGACAAAAACATAa
- the LOC108004250 gene encoding thioredoxin-related transmembrane protein 1, whose translation MSCTKFRFLFYITYSCLFLNLVTANIQTSSKNTFAEQLTEENWDRILIGEWMVEFYAPWCPACKALEPIWEHLASQKKNLNINVAKVDVTDSPGLSGRFMVTALPTIYHVKDGIFRQYKSPRDKDSLIEFVSEKTWEKIEPIPGWKSPTSIQMSLISQFFKMSQVLRGIHNKLMEDFGLPTWGSYLIFAIATIVLGAILGLFIVCLIDFIYPPKPVMLQDKKKQKEGSGGFMQEKSIPDEEIVKHVKDDLVDEESEQEGSETEEKEKDVNKDSKTEPSSPNVRKRKPRKAD comes from the exons atgtcgtGCACTAAATtccgttttttattttatatcacatatagttgtttatttttaaatcttgtaaCTGCAAATATTCAGACATCATCAAAAAATACTTTTGCAGAACAACTTACTGAAGAAAATTGGGATCGTATACTAATCGGAGAATGGATGGTGGAATT TTATGCTCCATGGTGTCCTGCTTGTAAAGCATTGGAACCAATTTGGGAACATCTTGCTTCGCAAAAGAagaatctaaatattaatgtagCAAAAGTTGATGTAACTGATTCTCCAGGACTTAGTGGAAGATTTATGGTTACAGCTTTACCAACAATATATCA tGTTAAAGATGGTATATTTAGGCAATATAAGAGTCCTAGAGATAAAGATTCATTGATTGAATTTGTATCTGAAAAAACTTGGGAAAAAATTGAACCAATCCCTGGTTGGAAGAGTCCAACTTCTATTCAAATGTCTCTTATTAGtcaattctttaaaatgtCACAAGTATTAAGg GGAATACATAATAAACTTATGGAAGATTTTGGATTACCTACATGGggaagttatttaatttttgctattGCTACTATTGTTTTAGGTGCAATATTAGGATTG tTTATTGTCTGCTtgatcgattttatatatccaCCAAAACCTGTGATGCTTCAAgacaaaaagaaacaaaaagaaggATCAGGAGGATTTATGCAAGAGAAAAGTATACCGGATGAAGAAATTGTTAAACATGTTAAAGATGATTTAGTAGATGAAGAATCTGAACAAGAAGGATCAGAgacagaagaaaaagaaaaggatgtAAATAAAGATTCCAAAACTGAACCAAGCAGTCCAAATGTCCGTAAACGTAAGCCACGTAAAGCTGATTAG